In Aedes albopictus strain Foshan chromosome 3, AalbF5, whole genome shotgun sequence, the genomic window TTTCGTGTTAATTTGGATTAACTATCATGCTTTATTTTCCGCACAACGAACACAATAGTTTGGGATCAATCATTGATGTTGGTGGCATTTCACCTTCCACATCACCGGCAGAAAAACCGCCAGAAGGAGCTGCTCCAAAACTAGCACCAGCTGACTGTGGCAGTAGGGTGGTGACAGTCGTATCTGTTAAAGAATAATCAATTAAATCTTATGTAATTCCTATGATTTAAAGTAACAATGCATGATATATAAGTAGAAGGAAAGTGCTGGATAATTCTATGAAAATCTCAGACATCATCTGAAAATTCGGTACAAATTGTTAAACTTGTAATTTTGAGTAAACAAACAaattaatacaagttttgttttaCAATATTGTGATCAGTATGTATTTTGCGACACGAATGCACAATTGTGTAAAGTGTCGATAACAAACAAACACAATTTGtattttttaaagattgtttgttttttttaagggaattcttcttcttcgtttatggctctacgtccccactgggacttggcctgcctcgcttcaactaagtgttctttgagcacttccacagttattatttctcggatacttattcaaaacgacgtatcaacataggatttgcgtgtattatacgtcgttttgaaaaagtatccgagaattgaagggctttctttgcctgccaatgcatgaatttgtatattgtgagacaagcacaatgatacactacggtAGTTctgttctttgatttttttttatatttttaatgtttttgagAACATGTGAGTTTTTATGCCTGATTTGGCTTTCCCAAGCCACTCTTCATTAAGATCCctgacaggcccgtgcacagaagtggcaccaagggaggggtttttccgaatttcggcaaaaggcggaggggcgcctagtgtatgaagcgtcggtaatggggagggtttaacacccaaaaccacccccttgtgcacgggctagATCCCTGAGGTCATATGGAAAAATTTAGTTAAATACATAAATAtaactacagtatgcggcaggaaaaaatgcaaaaggggtttttcaacttcaaacctcatgttcgtccatttgacgttaaccaatctatgtttcaacatcCCATGATCCCTACCAGgctaattttataaaaaataatttaaaacattTACAAGactgcgcctgaagctgaagacaatcaaaattttcaaaccacgGAAAAGTACAcgggtcgctaaatttcatatctgatggaacatatttttttaccaataatttacccatctgtacatatgtgcgttgagttatttgaatttcataatttgaccacacggattggtattaccgaaaatttggggctgtccataaaccacgtggtcatatttttggcacttttcaacctcccccccccccgcgtggtcattagaccatacaaaaatacaaaaatttttatttgtccatacaaaatggttattggccgacccccccccccccccccttatgaccacgtggtttatggacagcccctttgcacttcaagtgagtcgttttcgagcatctacctctacgtagttatccgtcgtatcaaatagaatgcgaacgacgcgtttgatcgccttccaggtagcattgttcttcctctacaagtggttgaggaggcgttgcctgtacgataggcaaacagttttcaaacaataaacaaatcgctttcgctctttgtacatatgtacaacagagatggttatatttgcggtttaggggaagatgatatagatcgatgacattagaattgaaccttataacaactaagttgccgggtcattaattggctcggtagcttagttggtaaagcacttgtctagcgaataagggtcgtgagttcacatctcacctgagctgtggattttttcccaatttaaccaataatttacccatctgtacatatgtacgttgagttatttgaatttcataatattttttttaaattttttttctacaatatcatcatatagggtatgtgtaccatcagcaatctcacgctcccatattcatcctatttgaaaccaagcgattacggcacaaattgattccgttctttgtgttttcatgggtgctcacttctaacataaaatacaaaaataagaaacaaaacaaacagcgcttcaatcctttgtttatcGTAGGATGAAAttaggagccacatgcttaagaagggatcCAATACCCTATATGTGTTTATTTTATCTGGTatatgaaactacatggctctggcttaaaattttcgcattttttcttgGCGCACCCtgtatttacaaaaaaaaggaaaaatacgGGGGAACTTGATCCATCGAGCTCTGAGACGAGACttgcgaagacggtcttctttttctccagtttgttatttttttcttcctcctatctgtgttgacattatgttttggactggtgcacagtgggaaaaattcgaacaaaaaaacggatcttttgacggggttggtttcggtacgtgaagttgaccattagTGTCGTAAAAATGTACGAGAAATCGATTagcgctaaattcattcaccgcacggcacgggaagtggtccatttagcCCCATTTTGCCCCTTTTTATACAAAAGGAGAATTAAAATGTACTTTTAAGCAATCAACACGACTGTGGATCGTTGAAAATACCTGCAGGTGAAATTAGAGGCTAATAGCAATCATAAGAATGCATGAAGGATCCttgtaaatgcttattttgccccatgtgccccaacaactgctggaaattcacacatttccccaagtgccctatagAGTGTTAGTTGAGCCTTggcactcctaggctactctatcagatacagctttgccgaagaccacattcaaatcggacgcctcattaattagttaccgtaaaccggggtcaaattgttcagcggggtgaaattgatcattcgggtactacattttaATTCCAtaataggaactcttaagcgtcataATGAtcataaactttttacgtcatctggttctgtctagagatgagtgtagacttttattttcttggaaaaaagttagttttgccttatttttctaagaatttgcaatgcatttctcatttaactgaaatcattgcttctaaacaatcgattgctaataggacttcccgtgaattctctgttttaacatttttgtggagccttggttgggaagttatctaGCTAATCacaacatgaaatagttaaaaaaaatagtttattttatgatgaaatggtcatttattgtgacagaaatcacttatttctaaaaaaattgcctacctttaggcgtttaagggcaaatttcaaaatttaattttgcattttaagtatcaaattcactagttgtaagattttaaacgcgttattcggtttaagagcaaaattaagcggtgaaggaattTTTGCTTTTCaaacgatgcttaattgtatactgatcaatttcgccccaaagtggcatttccaattttttgatatttgaagttatttaacttaaagtttaaatttgttgaacaaaaatctgtcacatggttccttggagatccactgggtactggttttacagaaattcttttggcaatatttgaattgccactgaagttatccgcaaaagttgttttaaagtgatcaatttgaccccggattacggtatcgatttttatccagaactagctgtcccggcaaactttgtcttgccgtcttgtggtggtttgacaactgttgagctcaaaacggcaccgcactctagattgatttcatttcgttcgtgttgatttccttccctgcTCATGGAGAATCAGTTCtttgtcaattttgttacttttctagttaattttcgtaactttttgcacatataaacacagccaccacgaatacgaaccgaaccgtgcaaaagtcatgctgatcggttcatccgttcatgagttttgttttgttgcttcaaaaaaacttcaaaatcatTTATATATATAGGGCGCCTTAAAGCATaaaatctatatctatctatatctatctatataaaaatgcagtggcatacgtgggaccgcgcataacttgcgaacggatggtccgatttgggtcgtctaagttttgttctgttagttttcatccaaggaaTGTTTATGAGGTCTAAAATATgggaaaattgagaatatttaaaaatcgggttttcatacattttgaacggggacttgggcgcttggctacttgaaacgtcaaaaaattgcagtaggcaagacaaagtttgccggggtcagctagttttaTATAAACGAAAATTGCTGTGGCGGAACCTAAAAACTCGAAATGTTCTATGAAAATGCTTTAAATATGCATATCTTcaatttaagggttgagcaccttgacttttcgaacattgattttttttttgacagtcaTGGGTCCCATTGTCGTAAGTACCTGGTGTAGTTCCACCAACTGTTTTAACTTACCAAGGTGCACGGATGCGTAGAGTATTGTTTTGATTATCTCTATTTCTGGGTTATTCTGCCAATTTTGCCGCAAAGTATTTTGCCTGTTGTCTTGATTGACATTGAACCTATGACTGAAACAAAAAATGAACTCTGTATTCTGAACACATGCAACAGTAAAATTCAGAACCTACTTACCCCAAATCAAATGCATGGTGATAGTTATTTTTCACTATGGGCAGTGCAAAGTTTGCTACTTGGTTTGTTGGAGCTCCGGACACCAAGAATACACTTACATTCAGCACGATTGCGCTAACCAGAATTGCACGTAACATCTTGGAAAGAAGGTGACTATTAAGCGACTTTCTATCACTAGCAACTTGGAGTGTCTGCTAAGGACTGAAGCAAAACTTGTTTGATCCTGCGTTATATTCTCACTGTTACGTCAGACGCCCAAAACTTCTATGCAAACAGTTCATCGTTCGTTTCTACGGTCAAACAAGTTCTGAACACATTCTTCATTTGGTGAACCCATTTCGAGCTATATTGAAATCCCATATGTTTGGAGGTTCCCAAACACACCTTCTTTTTGTGCTGTTAATATGGTTTCCTTTCGGGTAGAATACATACTTCGTACCATGATGCGCTTCTCTGTTAGGCATTCTTTTTGGCACAACAAACGGTGGCTACGATATGTCTaccatcttcaaaaaaaatcacaatacatttgcatttatctaaaaaaaaactttaaaccggatcattttttgcctttctcgtacaacaagCGTGTGCTGAAAGGTTATCATCCCCCAACAATAATGACTGATGAAAGatagctacagtgtatcaaataGTTAACTGTACAgcgattttttcttcaaaaatatgtttCATTCAATTGTTTATAGTTTTTCGTTTTTTACAAGTCACTAAAATTTTGACTTATTGTAAAGCTACATAGTGACATATTTTGCCAGATCGAAAAAGTCTTCTAAGAGTTGGTAAAACTTGGTCATTTATTGACCAACATTTCAATGCTCTATATCTCAATGAATAGTGAATGAAATGTGTTCAACATTTTTTGAAGGAAGGTTAACACTTGAAGATTAAATATACGATCTTGTTGTGGATAGTTTGTTTacgacaaaaaatatgaaaaatctgcttTTGTGGTAGACGATGTTTATAAACTTTATATATTTTGCCATACGTTTTCCACTCTGAAAAGTGCATTAATTGAATGAGAACCCAACTGGACCTGCTATGCATACGCAGTTTAGTAGGTCCTATTCAAAGAGttttaaaaagttgaaaacaatttCTACTGCACAAATTAAGATGAATTTCCAAATAATGCTTTCAacgttttcatattttttgttgttAATCTAGAACcacaaacaaagctgcatatacAACCCATAAGTACAAACTTAAACACAgtcaaatttaaaaatgtttcatcaagtacatattgagatataatgtttttaaaaatagttcaataatcattcaattttattttctaaaagtatTATAACTTTTTGAACTTCTGTtcaatttactaaaaatttcAGAACATAACTTTTAACGTATATATAACTCACTGGTAGAATTTTAGCGGATTTGATTCCTGTTGAAAAAAGATGTAGGCATTTGAATGAAACaaatataaggtacaccggggcaagttgaaacgggtggggcaagatgaaacacgaagttttgaaatagatatcaatacaatttggaaatttaaccttcgctaaaagattgtttgaatcaaaaactatgtgttatggcgatcatactgtttatcatcattagaaaacaacatgttcacccgctgtttcatcttgccccacccgtttcaacttgccccggtgtaccttatgacaaaaaaaatcgctgaacggacaattttttgatacactgtattatAATTGATAAATCTCTTCTTCTACTACAAATCTCTACGGCAACACGCGACACGCTatcgtttctttttttttgagGCTGCTTCGGCATCCGCAACACCAGTTTAGAAGCGATCATCAAATTTCTTGCATCTCGATCGTTATCTCATTTGCACTTCCAGCTGGGACCGAAGTGGGTGTATCATATCGTGATTTGCatttatacatacatatatatcATTCTGAGAAAGCCATAACATtaacacagcgaaacatttttttttttatctcagacTAATGTGTCTCTGGAAAATTTTGGGTCGCCGATTCCGAATCCGAGCTTAGATTTATAACGTCGCAAGTTTAAGCTATACCTGAATTTATAGGGCAACATATGCAAAATATTTCTTTTTAACAAAGTCAAATTCGATACAaaagacgttcgctcggtgcaaacggtttaactgcaatgctttttaactgcaagtccgcttcttcttcttcttcttcttcttcttcttcttcttcttcttcttcttcttcttcttcttcttcttcttcttcttctttatggctctacgtccccactgggacttggcctgcctcgcttcaacttagtgttctttgagtacttccacagttattaattgaagggctttctttgcctgccattccaTGAATTTGTATATGTGAGGCAATGGGGgcaattggggtctccagttagcctagtggttaaggctatggatcgccaatccggagacggcgggttcgattcccgttccagtcgggaaaattttctcgactcgctgggcatagtgtatcattgtccttgcctcacaatatacacaaattcatgcaatagcaggcaaagaaagcccttcaattaataactgtggaagtgttcaaaagaacactaagttgaagtgaggcaggctaagtcccagtggggaagtagagccatagagaagaagaagaagaagaagaagaagaagaagaagaagaagaaaaaaaagaaaaggaagaagaagaagaagaagaagaagacaaggcaagtacaatgatacactatgcccagggagtcgagaaaactttcccaatcggaacgggaatcgaacccgccgtctctgggttggcgatccatagccttaaccactaggataACTGAAGACCCCAAGTCcgataagtgcaacaattttgcagttatcgccaACGCTATTTgtcaaaacaaaacgtcaactgaGTTGCGATTTTTTCGAATGCACTAAAGCTGTattgcgatgtttttgtgtgcattctggctgcgtcctt contains:
- the LOC115258992 gene encoding uncharacterized protein LOC115258992, producing the protein MLRAILVSAIVLNVSVFLVSGAPTNQVANFALPIVKNNYHHAFDLGHRFNVNQDNRQNTLRQNWQNNPEIEIIKTILYASVHLDTTVTTLLPQSAGASFGAAPSGGFSAGDVEGEMPPTSMIDPKLLCSLCGK